A window of the Oscillospiraceae bacterium genome harbors these coding sequences:
- a CDS encoding AraC family ligand binding domain-containing protein, with protein MTEQIKDYYKKADDLAILGLQVLHAGRQVCSPGHYFGYTTRAHYLIHYVISGKGEYHVHSRVYHLQAGDGFLIQPNVSTFYKASDDDPWTYRWVGFNGTAARPLLAHAGLTGSSLVFHYDKDDFLTDCFAHLMECCRDLSVSSIVGTGYLLLLLGRLQGQIETDKAKPQAGKRDYFSNACFYIRQNYMRDLKVTDIADYLSLDRSQVYRIFEQEVHISPKQYLTNYRLDCAGILICTTDMSFHEIASMVGFEYPSHFFRCFKEHFGLTPSEYKASAGGS; from the coding sequence ATGACAGAGCAGATAAAGGATTACTACAAGAAAGCAGACGACTTGGCTATTTTGGGTCTGCAGGTGCTGCACGCGGGCAGGCAGGTGTGCTCGCCCGGGCACTATTTTGGCTACACTACACGTGCACATTACCTGATTCATTATGTAATTTCCGGAAAAGGAGAGTACCATGTGCATAGCAGAGTATATCATCTGCAGGCAGGGGACGGCTTCTTGATTCAACCTAATGTCAGCACGTTTTACAAAGCTTCAGACGATGACCCATGGACTTACCGCTGGGTTGGCTTTAATGGAACCGCTGCGCGCCCTCTACTGGCACATGCAGGCCTGACCGGCAGCAGCCTGGTCTTTCACTATGACAAAGACGATTTCCTCACAGATTGCTTTGCTCACCTGATGGAGTGCTGCCGCGACCTTTCTGTGAGCAGTATCGTGGGCACCGGCTATCTGTTGCTGCTCCTAGGCAGGCTGCAGGGGCAGATTGAGACAGACAAAGCGAAGCCGCAGGCCGGCAAACGCGATTATTTTTCCAATGCCTGCTTTTATATCCGGCAGAACTATATGCGGGATTTGAAAGTGACCGATATTGCCGACTATCTTTCCCTTGACCGTTCTCAGGTTTACCGTATTTTTGAGCAGGAGGTGCACATTTCGCCAAAACAGTATCTGACGAACTATCGGCTTGACTGTGCTGGAATCTTAATCTGCACGACGGATATGTCTTTTCACGAAATTGCAAGTATGGTTGGCTTTGAGTATCCATCTCATTTTTTTCGATGTTTTAAAGAACATTTTGGCCTGACACCCTCTGAATACAAAGCCTCTGCCGGCGGCAGCTAA
- a CDS encoding DMT family transporter, whose amino-acid sequence MSKRAMGAFLTIFGGACWGVSGSVGQYLFTRQGMDSRWLVPIRLGLAGILLFLYCLVRYRSQLFAPWKSRRNAVDLLIYGVAGVSVCQFLYFLTIQLSSAGTATILQDLSPIMILLCGCVSARRFPRAFEWVSIVLALSGVLLLTTHGSLGSFAVSPAALLTGVLSAVCVTIYNVEPKRLLRQFPVAVLQAWAFLMGGVLFSLAFRPWSFGYVPNFKGLLGIVFVVVVGNILAFMSFMSGVKLIGPERSILYGFSEPITAALISTLVLGSSFTLWDAVGFAAVFAMLVLISAAPQADAKTISSTAV is encoded by the coding sequence ATGAGCAAGCGGGCCATGGGTGCTTTTCTCACAATTTTCGGCGGGGCGTGCTGGGGCGTTTCCGGCTCTGTTGGGCAGTACCTTTTTACCCGGCAGGGAATGGACAGCCGCTGGCTTGTTCCTATTCGTTTGGGGCTTGCCGGCATTCTGCTGTTTTTATATTGTCTGGTTCGGTATCGTTCACAGCTGTTTGCTCCGTGGAAAAGCCGCCGCAATGCTGTTGATCTGCTTATTTACGGTGTGGCGGGCGTCAGCGTCTGCCAATTCCTATATTTCTTGACGATACAGCTTTCCAGTGCTGGCACTGCCACAATTTTGCAGGACCTTTCTCCTATTATGATTTTGCTGTGCGGCTGTGTAAGTGCGAGGCGCTTTCCCCGTGCCTTTGAGTGGGTCAGCATTGTACTGGCGTTGTCTGGGGTGCTTTTGCTGACAACGCACGGCAGTCTTGGCAGCTTTGCCGTTTCCCCGGCTGCGCTGCTCACAGGTGTTTTAAGTGCAGTCTGTGTGACAATTTACAATGTGGAGCCAAAGCGCCTTTTGCGGCAGTTCCCAGTGGCTGTGCTGCAGGCGTGGGCTTTTCTGATGGGTGGCGTGCTGTTTTCGCTGGCCTTTCGTCCGTGGAGCTTTGGCTATGTGCCAAACTTCAAGGGACTGCTCGGTATTGTCTTTGTCGTTGTCGTAGGCAATATTTTGGCGTTTATGAGCTTTATGTCCGGGGTGAAGCTGATTGGTCCGGAAAGAAGCATTCTATACGGCTTTTCTGAGCCGATTACCGCTGCACTGATCAGTACGCTGGTGCTTGGCTCCTCTTTTACCCTGTGGGATGCGGTGGGTTTTGCTGCTGTTTTTGCCATGCTGGTGTTGATTTCTGCAGCACCGCAGGCGGATGCAAAAACAATTTCTTCTACTGCTGTGTAA
- a CDS encoding substrate-binding domain-containing protein: MISTNARSTLEEIAEEIHISRTTIYKVLNNKGRVSEKTRQTVTEALKKYHYVPNNNARNLALNKAYRIACCYYESADAAYFAPAIHAGLRKAAAQYGDHGLTVQACAAGPQEPEKQEAFLLESLRSGIRSYVIAASDPERLLPVLQRLQQEGCTVVLLSKQIPGAPCQSFIGIDEYKAGRLAADLLGRMAFPGGTVQVLVPKESHANRYVTQNRLRGFTDGMQQFSEVCLAKPLEVPAGSAAMEAALEPLWGVTNLAGIFDLTYRLEAIAAALKKHGKAQIRLVGIDLTAQSEPYLREGMIDAVVFQDLKEQARLACSLLFRQMCYNQPIAQSRYDTKLEVILPSNLEYFIGRL, from the coding sequence ATGATTTCAACGAACGCCCGCTCTACCTTGGAAGAAATTGCGGAAGAGATTCACATTTCCCGCACCACTATCTACAAAGTATTGAACAACAAGGGCCGCGTCAGCGAAAAAACACGCCAAACCGTAACGGAGGCTCTAAAAAAATATCACTATGTCCCCAACAACAATGCCCGCAACCTTGCACTGAACAAAGCTTACCGCATAGCCTGCTGCTACTATGAGTCCGCGGATGCGGCCTATTTTGCGCCAGCCATTCATGCGGGGCTGCGCAAGGCTGCGGCACAGTACGGTGACCATGGGCTGACGGTGCAGGCCTGTGCGGCAGGGCCGCAGGAGCCAGAAAAGCAGGAGGCCTTTTTGCTGGAATCCCTGCGCAGTGGCATTCGCAGCTATGTGATTGCCGCCTCTGACCCAGAACGTCTGCTTCCCGTCCTACAGCGTTTGCAGCAGGAGGGCTGTACGGTAGTGCTGCTGAGCAAGCAGATTCCCGGCGCGCCCTGCCAAAGTTTTATCGGTATTGACGAATATAAAGCCGGGCGCTTGGCAGCAGATTTGCTGGGCCGCATGGCTTTTCCAGGCGGGACTGTGCAAGTGCTGGTGCCAAAAGAATCGCATGCAAACCGCTATGTAACCCAAAACCGCCTGCGCGGCTTCACGGATGGAATGCAGCAGTTTTCGGAAGTATGTCTGGCAAAGCCGCTGGAAGTCCCGGCGGGCAGCGCCGCAATGGAAGCTGCTCTGGAGCCGCTTTGGGGAGTGACGAACCTAGCCGGTATTTTTGACCTGACCTATCGGCTTGAAGCTATAGCCGCTGCATTGAAAAAGCATGGGAAAGCGCAAATACGGTTAGTCGGTATTGACCTTACCGCGCAAAGTGAACCTTACCTGCGAGAAGGCATGATTGACGCAGTGGTTTTTCAAGACCTAAAAGAACAGGCGCGCCTAGCCTGCAGTCTCTTATTTCGCCAAATGTGCTACAACCAGCCTATTGCACAGAGCCGCTATGACACGAAGCTGGAGGTCATATTGCCAAGCAATCTGGAATACTTTATTGGACGGCTGTAA